The following nucleotide sequence is from Bos taurus isolate L1 Dominette 01449 registration number 42190680 breed Hereford chromosome 3, ARS-UCD2.0, whole genome shotgun sequence.
TTCCAACCAGACAGACCGGTCTGGTCGGAAGAGAAGCGGTGATTCGGTTCATCACCGGGCTTCCAGGGTACATTTTCTTCAGAAGTATTCTGTGCGGTGTGTTTTTCAGAAATCAGACGACGAGGTTCCAAAGACCCCCTGGTGAAGGCGCTTCAGCTGCTCGACAGCCCCTGCGAGCCTGGAGAGAACGGCCCGAAGCCCGAGGCGCTGACGAAGCGCCGGAGCTCCAAGGAGCTGCTGGGGAAGTCGCCGCAGCTGTACGACACGCCCTACGAGCCGGCGGCCGAAGCGGGCCCCTTCGCCGCCGAGGGGCCGGAGCGGAAGGCAAGGTTGCCTCCGGACAGCCACGGACGGCTGCCCCAGGACGACGAGAGGCCCGCGGCCGAGTACGAGCAGCCCTGGGAGTGGAAGAAGGAGCAGATCGTGCGGGCGCTATCGGGTGAGGGCTGGGTCCGTGTCCGCTCCTGCCTTCTTTCATCTTCCCTTCTGGAAAACCCCCGCCCGTCCGTTAAGCCAAGGCACTTTTGTGTTCCTCGACTGCAAGTTCCTTTTTCCAAGAAATTTGATGACATGGGGAAATAAAAATTTGGCTATGGTTGAACGAACAGGACTGAAGAAGACCCCTTAATGTTGCAAGGGGTCCTCTATCTTTTTGGGCATCTTCATTTCCCTTTATCCTGCAGTATGCAACTGTTTGGGAAATGCCTTAAATCACTACTAGAAAAACCTTATCTAATCACCACTAAAAGCTATCACATTGAGAGCGGCTGCCTCTAACTCTTGAGAGGTGCTGTTCCTCCAACCTGTTGACATCTCTATCATAAGATGGCAGTAGTGGATCAAATGGACTATAGGAGAGGTGGTTGGAAAGCAGGAGGaagctagcttttttttttcctgtcgaAAATCCTCCTAAGGGAATCAGTTCTTCAGCTGTGAACTGTTTTTAATAACTTAAGAGGAAGTTGATGAGTAGATTTTCAATAGATATTAAAGGTCAGTctccctcctgcttctcctgaGACATAGTTTTTCTATTTATCTGGCCACCTGATTTCTTTTGCCTTTGATTGTAAAAGTTAGGGATATCTTTTCCCTCTAACAGTAAAGTACTTTTGATTAAAACTGTCATCAGTGTAAAGCGTGAGTAGAAAAGGTAATTTGTTTGATAGCAAACATTTGAGTCCGGATGGGCTTTCcccggggctcagctggtaaagaacccgcctgccagtacaggagactcaagagatatgatttcaatccctgggctagggaagatcccctagagaaagaaatggcaactactccagtattcttgcctgggaaatcccatggacagaggagcctggcaggctagtctgtggggtcccaaagagtcagagctGACTGAGCATGGGTGTGTGCGCACACGCATATTTGAAtcaggttttctttttgtgtgctttaatttttttaataattttattcaagtatagttgatttagtgttgtgttaatttctgccatacagcaaagtgactcagttatacatactatattcttttttgtattctttcccataatggtttatcacaggatattgaatatcatTCCCTTTGCTGTTGTTTACCATCCTATACATACTAGTTTGAATATGCTAATTCTAggctcccagtccttccctccccaccctcaagtcggttttgttttattttagaattatttcccACAAATCCCTACTGGTTACCGACCACTGGGCTAGATGCTGCTCATTTTCTCTATCTTCTGTCCAACCTAGATGTCATAGCATTGTTAAGACACTGTAGTAGTTTCTATTTCTcagttgatttttctctttattatttcatAGTGAAAACTTCATTTGGTTTCATAGAACAATGCACACTCTTGGAAGGAGTCATTACCTGAAACTCTGTTCAGTCTTTTATTCTAAATATACCAAAAGGAcgagttttttttaaagtacgtTCTGAAATACACTGAAGTGGTTTCTCCTCATGTTCTAAAACCATCCTCTATTAATGAACATCTTGCAGTAAAAGTGGCTGCATGTGGGTGCCAGCAGTATGATCTGATATCAGACAGCAGGAGCTCAGGTACCCCAGGGCCTTTGTAGTACATTTTAGCTCAAATTAAAGAGGGAGGAAAGCTTCTTTCCTAAGATGAGGCAGACAAGTTCTTTTCTTTGAGTTGTACGTAGGTCATCTCAGTGGCCTCTGATGTTAAATGGAGCCTTCCTTCCAGTTCAGTTTGAAGGCTCTGAGCGACCTTCTGTCAAGGAGGAGGCAGCGAGGCAGCACCACCGACAGAAGAGCTGGACCCAGAAGATCTTGAAGCCAGCCCTGACTGACCACAGTGAGGGGGAGCGAGTGGACCCAGCCCTGCCGCTGGAGAAGCAGCCGTGAGTCTCCTCCCCAGACACACGTGACACAAGGTGGCTGGGAGCTTGCTGAGAGCCTTGGCGGGGCACACTAGCTCATTTTAAGTCTTTCTGGTGTTGAATACTTGTCTGGGTGGAGCTTACTGGTGAAAACCCATTTTCTGAGCCCAGTGCCTTTGGCCTTTGTGCCTAGGGGAAAATGAGGCCCCAGAACCCGATCTCAAATTCCATTCCCCTGTGTAGAGTGAAAACTTTTTAAGTGACTCTAGCCCTGTTAACTCCCTCTGGGGTGATGGATAGGTTTTGTGATCCAGGATTACCCAGATCTCATTTCGTCTATTTTGAATGGGAAGCCGGATCTAGTCCAGGCTGTTGAACTTTCATCAGAAGTTCATTTCCAAAATTGCCTTATGGAATGAGGCCCTGTCTGGATTGGGATCTTGATGCTCATGgtttctccccctgccccattTTTCAGTTGGTATCATGGTGCCATCACCCGTGCTGAGGCAGAGAGTCGACTACAGTCCTGCAAAGAAGCTGCGTATCTGGTTCGAAACAGCGAGTCAGGAACCAGTAGGTACTCCATTGCACTAAAGTGAGTATTAAGCATCCTGGGCTCTCCCTGTCTGGATGGAAGAGTGGGGTGCAGACTTTCCTATCATGGGAAAATGACCAGGCAAAAATATATGTTGGGTTAGcgaaaaagttcatttgggtttttccgtaaGATCTTAACACTTTTTGGTCAACCTAATACTTTATATGGTCCACAGGGATACATATTGACAGAAAATAAGATAGGTTTGCTTGGACAACAGAATATGACATACTTTGTTTAGAATGCAAAATTGAGAGAATTCCCTAGCggctcagtggttaggactcggcgctttcactgccatggcccgaggttcaatccgtggtcaaGAAACTAAGTTCCTGCAAGTCatatggtacagccaaaaaaagaaagaattcacaATTGGTGTTGGGTAAATGTCCCGATATCCCTTATGATAAAGAGGGGTAAATATCCACATTGATTAGTTTCTGCCTTTTGTGATCTAAAGTAGGTCCTCTTAGAGAAATAAtttctgataaaaataataacttctaACCGGATAGTTGAGTCGTTCTTTTACTCTCTAGTGTTTGGGGCTTTAAGTAAATCAGAGATTCCTTGATTGTCACAATGCCAACTGCAATTTTGGTAGCAGTTTCTTCTGTTGAAGAAGGAAACACTGCCTTATGATGACTCCCCTGTCCAATTGTACGCAGAACATTCATTTTTGCCCGGTAGGCTTATTCCAATCAGCCTGGTGTCATGGAAATTCTCGTTGCTCTGCGAGTTTAGTGGTGCTATATTGGAGGATCATTGTCAGGAGCCCTAACAGCATTTCCTTCCTGAGGAAGCTGAGCCCCTGCAGCTGAAACAATCAGACTGGAGGGGAAAAGAGGTTGAGGGGGGAGCAGCATGGCTCAGAAAATGGGATAGGCTACCAGATACACAATGCCAGGAATAGCTTTGCTGTGTTCCCGAAGCGGGTGCTTGTGGATTAGACCTTTGAGCCTTTGGTGCCAGCTGTCATATACAACCAGAAACAGTGTTTCcagcttggggggtgggggtggaggaagaaacagttttattattattattcttaatgTTTCCtttggggaggaaagaaagaggaaagcttTCACATGTCTTTTTAGCCTTGAGAAGAGGTGAGTTTAAACCTCACCTCAGTGGTCTTACTCTTGGGCTTAAGCACTAGTTTGGCAGTTTGGGGGCAAGCAGGGACtgggcaatttttttttccccccttttggtCCAGGGCCTGATGACTTGTGTGTGTTAAGGATAAATGACCCAGGGGTGACGCACATTTAGCTGAGGGTTGTGAAGCTTCTGTGTGCTCTGCTAGAGTGCTGAAAGCTCTTCTGTTTGTATATAACAGTTCCAGGAGTGGCTGGGAACCTGTTGGCCTATGAATCTAGCTGAGATTGTTTTCAGTGGGGAGGGATCCCTCtgctcactcattcatgtctTCTCCTCAATTTTGGTTTTGCTCCAGGACTAGTCAAGGATGCGTCCACATCATAGTGGCTCAGACCAAAGACAACAAGTACACCCTGAATCAGACGAGTGCTGTCTTTGGCAGCATCCCGGAAGTGGTACACTATTACTCCAGTGAGAAACTGCCTTTCAAGGGGGCGGAGCACATGACCTTGCTGTACCCTGTGCACAGCAAGCTGCACCAGGGTCCAGCCTCCAAAAGCCCCAGCGGGGCCTCTCACACCTAGGAGGGCATCAGCACCCAACCGGATTCTCAGGGGATAAGGCTGGACTGCACCGTAATATTTGGGAGGAAGCAGGACTCTTCATTTAGAAGTCAAGAAGTCTTTGGCCTTGAATCCATTCCATGACTCTTGGTTACTGACCTGTGCCTTTTCTCCTTGCTAAGCAGTTCTACGATGAGAAACCGTAATTTACCAGTTGCCCCCACTCCCTGAGTAGGGTTGTCTATTTGGGGCGTGACCCTCAGGAAAGGTAAGTCAGGAGTCCAGAAATACTAAGGTTCTCCAAAAATGCACTAGTTATTCCCTGGGATACCTAATCTCCAAATAAACCAACAAACTTGGAATttatataaaacaacaaaaaatgatcaAACGGACCCAAAGAGCATGTAATATAAGACCCCTTCTTGGGGAAAAGCATGAACAGTGGAAAATGAGTAACAGTGGACACTTTGGAAAAAACTGCCTTTCTCTCTTGAGGGTCCTCGTTCAACTCCAGAGTCCATAAAAAGTCACGACTTTAGAGTCTGGCCAAAGGATTATTTTGTCGGCCAGCCTTCTAAGCAAAGTTTGTGTTTTCTCAATTTCTGTGGACTTTTTTGACAAATCAGTTATATAAGCATAAATAAGAAGGAAGATGCCCGTGATTTAAGAATCACCAATGTTATTAAGCATTGGCAGTATTGCCATAATTCTGAATTATAGAATTAAGTTGCAGAATAAGATACACAACAAAGATTTCATTTCTGAGTTTTAACAAATCTGAAAATTTACAAAGCTCAACAATTGTTATTGAATAATAGAACctctggtctcttttgtttcatcTTTGTCCATTTTAGTAGTTATTGAAACAActgaatttttcctttttggcccTAAAATTAGATATACTTTGCATTTTAgagtaactatatatatatatatatatatggggtccccttatatatatataggatatgATTGTGGGAACTGGGTCTCTAAAACCTGCAGTTTCTCTCATGCTGTACAAAGCAGACTGGTTTGcactatattaaaatattttaagagactGATGTTTTCTCTAACCTCTACTgcttaaagatattaaaataatattcatagTATCATTATGTTTATGATCTATTATGAACTTATATCACCAATGTActtactgtgaaaaaaaaaaaaaaaaaactgtggaaatggCATACTGTGAGAAGGCTCCAGTGAGTGGCTCTGTAATGAAAACTGAGCAGATGTTTCTGTATTCTGGGGTTTGTAATTTGGTTCTTGAAACTGGTCCAGATACAAATGTGCTGACTGTCATCAATGAAAAGTTAACTTTTGTAACTAATGTTAAATACACAAAAAAATGTTGACCCAGTTAACTTTTAGGGAAACATATCCTTCTGGTTATTAGTTATCATTCTACTATTAGGATTTAGAGATTAGTAAATATTCACATCTTTATTCAGTTAAGAATGTACCCAGAGTtgtatgatctttgtttttaaaaatttgaaaagaacttTTCCTCACTGGATCTCAATGATTTTATTAGTCAAGAATGTTCTGTTTTTTAAGTActgatagaatttttttaatgtactggTATATCAACTTGTCTTTagtacaagattttttttttttatttttagcatccATGGTtccattcaccaaatatttattttcttccatataCAAATAATTCATTCTATTAAGCTTATTTTCAGTTCAGCATTCCAGAAATTaaatcttgtgtttttttttacttattctaCAAAGGAAGTTCAGCAGGTATCCCAATTTTACTAAATGCTGAAAACTTTGTAAAATGTTTCTTTGTGCACTAAATAATTTCTGGCCCATACCCAGCAACTGTGATGAATGTAATAATGAAGTAACATTTTGAAAGCAGACCTGATacattaagtatttattgagcttctATCATAGGCTCAGTGTTGTGCTTTCTTTATACTGTTTTTCTGTGACAGTCATGctgttttctttatataattaaaaGTGGAGATGTGGTGTTTATATATAGTCCAGTTCCTTCGCAATTGTACAGGAGGTTATAGTAAGAAGAAACAGTAAATTCGTAGAAGGGGGGCTAAGCTGCTATTTTCTTCCTGAAGTTGTGACACAAGCTGACAAAAGCCAGGGAATTCACAGCTGGGTGGTGGCACAAAGTACCATATGTTCTAAAAACAATTAGGCCCAGCAGGGTGTCCCTAATGGCTTCCTTGTTAAGCCTCTGGGGCCAGCTGATCTGAAGCCTTGTGACATGTCTCTCTGAGCTCTGAATGCTTGGGCTTTTTTGTCACTTTGTCCTGATACAAGTGTTTTCCTGTGGTCTTCATTCTCTTGAGTTCATTCAGTCTCCtgaaatatcttctgattctttcTGGAGAGAACAATGTCTGTTCACAAATCTGTACTCATTCGCCTTGAATTTTAGCATCCATGGACCTTTTTACGACTGTCCTTGCCTCTTTATCACACTTTGTTTCTAAAAAATGCTTTGCTGCCTGTTAAGATGGGTTTATTATCTCGTTTCAGGCCTCTAAGGACAGAGAGTGAAGGGACATTTCTATTTACTTTGCTgccacagttgtttttttttttttaatcaggatgAATTTcaaccactgcagatggtatatttaaataaataggaataaaagagaaatgtTGATACATGTACAAAAAGGTAAATACAAATATGCCTACTCTGTTCTGGGGATGGAAGTGTCCTTTGTAGTTATCCAAAGTATTTTCTTAAGAAGTATATATCAAAAGAGCCTTTCTTCTTTGCTGCTTTAAGTCTCCCTGTTTTGCTGAATAGTTACTCGTTTATTGACCTCTGCCACAGGGTGGGGAGTGTGGGCAGATAATTTATAGGGCCAGCCAGATGTTTTTGAGATAGATGGGAATATAGtccatattttttaattgggtcattttaACTATGTAATTACTCTGTTAATGGCCACTGTTAGTAAATCTTAATACTTAATTCAGAAGAACAGCTGAGCATTTGAGACATTCTTCAGTTGCTTTTTAAATGAGAGTAGCTTTTCTAGTCtattaaaatgtccttttttaGTCAAAGGTTAATGGCTCATTTTTCCTTCAGTCTAGGGGGTATATATTTCATTTCCCTTCTCTCCCGATCCTTTTAATACAATATTTAGCAGAATTTATTTGATACCTTTCTCACAAATGTCTTTTATTCATTAGTTGTCTCTTTCTTATTTCCCATAACCAGCACTATCTTGGCCTTGTGATCTATTTAGAATCATTCTTTAttgtcttcttcaatttttgtACCCCGTTTACTTGGAGAAACTTGGCCTGCAGTGAACCTTAATTTTTCCCACGTTAATTTCTGACCCTATAGGAAGAAAATGGTGGTGTGTTACTGCCATCTAATGGAGAGAAGGAAAACTGCAGTGGGAAAACAAAGCGCATTTAGGGCAGGGTTTTCTGAAGGATTTCTGATAGAGTCCTTAGCAGGAAAATGATGACACAGCAGTTGCCATCTTGAAATCTGCCCTTTCCACAGGAAAGGTGATTTGCAACCTAATACAGCCATCGTCAGGAGGCCCCTGGACTATGGTTGGATCATGACGTTTAGAGTCTGAAATGGTTTCTCAAAAGATCATGGAGACAAGCATCTCATTTTTGTCACATTCTTAACCGTTCAGTTACTTTGTCTGGGGCCTTAACATTTTAAGTATCAACTAATACATAATGttaagttttgaaaatatttgaagattgtATGTAATACAGGTGCCTATCTATAGTACTTTAGTAATTTATAGTATATCAGaaggattttattaaaat
It contains:
- the SHE gene encoding SH2 domain-containing adapter protein E (The RefSeq protein has 2 substitutions compared to this genomic sequence); protein product: MQWPPVPGASPCLSWASSLACSAATTLLSRAGRAPLMAAKWFKEFPLNLKTVSERAKPGGGGGGKLRKSSEAGGSGPAPGKGRKNSAAELGSGRAGVGPAKDSRLSRDSLQGLIQAAAGKGRKNSRATEEEPHRGAAKSSGCSTYINRLIKVDTQEKNGKSNYPSSSSSSSSSSSSSSSASSSPSSLGPELDKGKIIKQQDTVIILEDYADPYDAKRTKGQRDAERVGENDGYMEPYDAQQMITEIRRRGSKDPLVKALQLLDSPCEPGENGPKPEALTKRRSSKELLGKSPQLYDTPYEPAAEAGPFAAEGPERKARLPPDSHGRLPQDDERPAAEYEQPWEWKKEQIVRALSVQFEGSERPSVKEEAARQHHRQKSWTQKILKPALTDHSEGERVDPALPLEKQPWYHGAITRAEAESRLQSCKEAAYLVRNSESGTSRYSIALKTSQGCVHIIVAQTKDNKYTLNQTSAVFGSIPEVVHYYSSEKLPFKGAEHMTLLYPVHSKLHQGPASKSPSGASHT